The genomic DNA AGGGTCTTCCGGATTCCCGCATCACCCAGCTGGTGAAGTCCGCGCACCACGGCTCGTCGTTGCCCTCGGAGTACTTGGACATACCCGATTGGGCTGCGTACTCCTGCGCCAAAATGTGCACGACGGCCGCCCGACCAGGGCTCAGCGTCGAGGTGTCCACCGCTGGGAAGTCCGGACGCGCGACATGCTCGCGGTAGCCGCGATACCCGGCCAGGGCGCCGACGCCCGCCAGCACCAGGGCGGCGACGACCAGCAGGATGCGTCCCGCCTGTTTGTGCATGCTTTCCAGATTAGGTGACCGAAGTGAGGCTGCCCGTCGGCAATTTCAGGTCTTCGCGAGTTACGGCGGCAGGAGCTGGACCGACGGGCGGCCGGTGTCGTCGACCGAGACGTCTGCCGCGACACCGTAGACCGACGAAATGAGTTCGGCGGTAAGCACTTCGGCGGGTGTGCCGGCCGCGACAACCCGTCCCTCGTCGAGGATGACGAGCCGGTCGCAGAACAACGCCGCGAGGGTGAGATCGTGCAGCGTCACCACCGCTGTCACGGGCAGCGCGCGGATGAGCGCAAGCAACTCGAACTGGTGCCGGATGTCGAGGTGGTTGGTGGGTTCGTCGAGCAGCAGTTCGCGGGGCTCCTGCGCGAGTGCCCGGGCGATCTGCACGCGCTGCTGCTCGCCGCCGGACAACGTGCGCCAATCCCGGTCGCGCATGGCCGACGTCTCGGTCTGCTCCAGGGCACGCTCGACCGCGCGCTGGTCGGCAGCGGTGTCACCAGACCAGATGCCGCGGTGCGGAATTCGGCCCAGTCGCACGATCTGTTCGACGGTGAGATCCAGCTCCGTGCTGACCTGCTGTTCGACCACTGCGACGCGTTGTGCCACAGCGCGCCGACGATGGTCGACGAGCGGGCGCCCGTCGAGCAGGACGGCGCCACCGTCGGGCCGTCGCAGGCCGGCGAGCAACCGCAGCAGCGACGACTTGCCGGCGCCGTTGGGTCCGAGCAGCCCGAGTGTCTCACCGTCGGCGACGGCCAGCGACACCCCATCGATGACCAGCTTCCCGCCGGCCGACCAGCTGACCGATTCCGCGGTCAGCGCGCCCTTCATCGAATCCTCCTGCGCCGAGCCAGAATCCACATGAAGATCGGCACCCCGACGAGCGCCGTCACCACGCCGACCGGCAACTCCTGCGGCGCGAACACCGTGCGGGCCGCGGCGTCGACCCAGACCAGGAAGATGGCGCCGGTGATCGCGGTGACCGGAAGCAAGCGCCGGTGCGACGGTCCGACAATCATCCGCGCCGCATGCGGTAGCACCAGTCCGACGAAACCGATTGCGCCGGCGGCACTCACGAGCACGGCCGTCAACAACGCCGTCGTCATGAGCAGGATGATGCGGACCCGCCGCACCGAGACACCGAGCGCGGCGGCCGCATCACGACCGAACGCGAACGCGTCCAACGCATCTGACTGCAGCCAGCAGACCGCCAGGCAGGCCGCGCAGACGAGGCCACACAGCGCCACCTGAGACCAGCCGGCCCCGGCCAGCGAGCCGAGCAACCAGAACAGCACCCCGCGGGTCTGCTGCGCGTCGGCTGACGAGAACACCACGATTGCCGTTGCCGCCGAGAACAGCTGGGTGCCGGCGACTCCGGCCAGCAATACTCGGTCCTGCCCACCGCCGGACACCGCGGCGAGAGCGAGGACCAGAGCGAACGCGAGCACGGCGCCGACGAATGCACCGCCGGACAGCGTCAGGGCGCCGCCGATACCCGTCACGACGACCAGCACTGCTCCCGTCGACGCACCGGAGGATATGCCCAGCATGAAGGGGTCGGCCAACGGGTTGCGCATCAGCGACTGCAGGATCGCCCCACAGATACCCAGCCCCGCGCCACAGATCGCGGCCAACAGGGCGCGTGGCAGCCGCAACTCCCATACGATACCGTCGTCGATCGGCGCGATGTTCGCCTGACGACCCCAAACATGTTGCGCGACGACGGCATACACGTCACCGAAGCCGAGCTCGGCCGGCCCGATGATCATGGCCGCGGCGACCGACAGCGCCAGGAGCCCGAAACCGAGCATCACCATTCCGGCGGCGCGCACAGCTGTCAGGACTTCCCGCCGAGCCCGAACGAGCGCAGCCCGGAAGCGACGGTCTCCATCGCGTCGACGTTGCGCAGCGACGGATCCATCGCGCTGGCCGGCAAGACGATCCACCGCCGCTCCCGCACGGCCTTCAACTTGCTTGCCGC from Mycolicibacterium phocaicum includes the following:
- a CDS encoding FecCD family ABC transporter permease translates to MVMLGFGLLALSVAAAMIIGPAELGFGDVYAVVAQHVWGRQANIAPIDDGIVWELRLPRALLAAICGAGLGICGAILQSLMRNPLADPFMLGISSGASTGAVLVVVTGIGGALTLSGGAFVGAVLAFALVLALAAVSGGGQDRVLLAGVAGTQLFSAATAIVVFSSADAQQTRGVLFWLLGSLAGAGWSQVALCGLVCAACLAVCWLQSDALDAFAFGRDAAAALGVSVRRVRIILLMTTALLTAVLVSAAGAIGFVGLVLPHAARMIVGPSHRRLLPVTAITGAIFLVWVDAAARTVFAPQELPVGVVTALVGVPIFMWILARRRRIR
- a CDS encoding ABC transporter ATP-binding protein; protein product: MKGALTAESVSWSAGGKLVIDGVSLAVADGETLGLLGPNGAGKSSLLRLLAGLRRPDGGAVLLDGRPLVDHRRRAVAQRVAVVEQQVSTELDLTVEQIVRLGRIPHRGIWSGDTAADQRAVERALEQTETSAMRDRDWRTLSGGEQQRVQIARALAQEPRELLLDEPTNHLDIRHQFELLALIRALPVTAVVTLHDLTLAALFCDRLVILDEGRVVAAGTPAEVLTAELISSVYGVAADVSVDDTGRPSVQLLPP